aaatattaaaagctaaagcaaaaaaaaaaaaaaattgaagaaacaaaaattgaagagaagggCAGAAGGGTTCGTCAGCAACAAGGGTAGCGGGCAGTGGGCGGCGATGATAAGTCAATAATCCACATATACATTAGCATTTCGGTTTACATATTTATCGAAAGGATCAACTcgacaaaatcaaaattaaaaaaaaatataaatttccaTCATCCAGTATTTTTCATCCGAAACACAGTAGTAAATGATATGAAAATGGACTAATTTCGTTCCAAGAAAATcctaattacttttttttccccaaaaaaaaaaagagtccaaAAATGCATCCGCAATATTATAGAAAGGGTTTTGCATAGCACAAGGATGCAAGAACGGTGGCCGGAACGGTAAATAAGGCAAAGCACGGGGGGCGTTTCcgtgaaaaagggaaaagcgGGCACAGTCTAGCTAcggattagatttttttttttttttttttttctgttagaTTCAGGTAAAGACCTGATCCCACTTTGGTAGTTTCCATTTAgttagctctctctctcgctccagCCAAAGCaaaattccttcttcttcttcttcttcttcttcttcgttctgCGAGCTCGTTCTGCAAGCTCTCCTCGATCGGAGATCGTCGACCGGTTCCCGGATCTGAAGGAATCGGAGCCTCGCCGCCGATCCCCCGCGCAGCTCCGGGAAGAATCCGCGCCGAAATCGGCAGCTCCCGctcggctccggctccggctccggctcttGCTCTTCTACGGTAAATCGACGTCGAATCCGACCTGGAATTTTCTACCTGTGTTTTGGAGATTTCCTTGCTTCTTCATAGGTGGagaggctttttttttatttattttttatttttatttgtgatgCGGCGGGGAGGTTTTGTTAGTGGCTCGAGCGGATGAGCGCGATCGGGTGTTCTTTGTTGCGAGATACGATTTGAGGAAGATTTTCGGGGGCGAGCGGTGCGGggattttgatattttgttgCGATTGCAGGGGAGGGGGATTTTGGATGAAATGGATGGGGAAGGCTTGATCGAGCTCAAGTTCAGGCTCGCGGATGGCAGCGACATTGGTCCCACCAAGTACAGCCCCGCCATGACGGTGGCCTCGCTCAAGGAGAAAGTGGTGGCTCACTGGCCCCGAGGTCGGTTAGATTTCGAGACTGTGGTCTGATCTTTGCGATTGTTTTCTTACGAGTGTGCCGTCGCCTTCGTACTGTTGCATTCGATTAGTAAAAATACGTACTTTAGGTGTTATGCAATTTTACTCTTGTCATATGCACCATTAGCTGCATTCGTGTATTTTGGTTTGTTGTGAGCTGTGAGGTACACAATAATTGATGAATGTTTTAGTTTATTTGAACCGGCTAGAGTTGCCATTTTACTATGTTTTAGGTCGAAGAGATCTCTTGATGGTCTTGACTGCAGTAAATTAGTATCACAGATGTGTTTGTATGCAATGAAATAGAAATTGGGTTGTGTATGGAATGTGTCCTGCGATGGCAATATTCACGGTCCCAGAGTTGGTGGAAGCATCATGCTATAAATTGATCCTGATTAGAATATATGTTCCTTCTTAAGTTAATGTATTCCAGCATAATTTGCTGTTTCGTTTGCTTTTATATCTTAATATCCTAAGAATTGCGGCTACACTTCTTTTCTGTAAAATCATTGGGGCTGAAGTGGTATCTTCTGTTAAGTTGGAATTTGGGGAGCTGTCAGATTACGTGCTTAACAAGGAGATGAGAGGTAATTACTTGAATAATAAATGGGTTTCTTTTAATGTACGCTGTTTCTATTGGTAGAGAAAGAAAATGGTCCAAAGACACTGAATGATGTAAAGCTTATTCATGCTGGAAAGATACTGGAAAACAACAAGACACTTGCTGACTCCAGACTGCAAGTTGGTGAACTTCCTGGGGGTGTCATCACCATGCATGTTGTTGTGCGTCCTCCTGTTTCAGACAAAAAGAATggtaaaataaattttatgcgTTCTCTGTTTAACTTTAAGTGAATTTTCTCAGCACATGTGACATGTTTCTATAAAGAATATGTCTACAATTATAACACCCCAAGTCCCGCACCAAATAGAAGATAGGTGGTGATGTAATTCTTAAGTATAAACCCTTGCCCAAAGATTCAACACGACCTTGAGTACTGCTTTGCTCATGGAGTAGCCATAGTGGTGTGGACCTTTTCGAGTGGGTCTTCCTTTAAGTGTCACACAAAGTTCTCCTTCGTCCAATATGTGTGGTTAGAGGGTGCACATGACACTGCTGGTTCTAGAAAGTAGTTTTCATATTTTGGCAATAATAGTGACCCATTGTTTCCTCCTATCATCATATCATTCAAATTTGGTTCCGTCATTTTTAAAGGGCTTGGTCACTCTTAAATCACAggtttcttctttatctcttaCCCTCCATCCAAGACCATCTTCCATTTCATGGCTGAAGATTATTGTTGGCTATTTAATCACCAGACGAAGAAGGTCCTGTAATACTcaattattcatgttcacaTAATTATGCTGATAGCAACTTCACCATCGCCTTTCATGCATGACTTGGGTACAGACAAACTTCCTACTGCTGTAAAGGGACTCTGACCCTTTGACTCCACTTTCATGGAAGAGAAAAAACCATGTCGTTAACAAGTTCTTCTATTGTCATCAAAgtgtcattttttattatagTTTCTCATCCTGTGCACGTGACATGCCCAGTTGCTAGCATCATCTGCAGGAAACAAGAACGAGTCATTCAATATGTCGATGCGGAAGGGAAATGACTTTCAATTTGCTTTATTTCAGAAAAGTTGCGGGATGAATCTATCGGGAAACCTGGGTGTTCATGCTCAATTTTGTAGCTTCAGGTAACAGAGTCGACAACTTCATGGCTTGGCATTACTCCAAACTTTGTCAAGTTAGGGCTGCTACGTGCTAAGTTGCTCTTGGAATCATTGGAAGAATCGGTGCATTGACAAATCTtcttgaaaaaaagagagtaatttTTGCTGTAACAGTGTATAAAATCCTGAAGTGaaaatttgttggattgtttaTACTGGCAAAATTTGTTGTAGAGTTGTGAGGGATGTAATCAGCACACTTTCAGTGTATAAAGAGATTTCCGATGGATGTTCACTTCCAGAGGAATTGTTATTCTAAACAAGAATGAGAGGGTAGATGGCTAGCGTGCATTGTTCAAGCATAGCAACCCCTCTTCCATGAAGATACACATGCATGTACATTCGTTGCAAATGGAAAATGGTTTCGGCTTCTACGACTTCCTAGCGATGATAGGGCAAACGGATGTTATTTATAATATGAATGATGGAACCTAACTACTTCTTCAAAGATTAGCTTATTGCGGTTGTGGGTAAGATCTATTAAATTTTTGGCTTCTTAGACCCTGTTTGGTAAGGGTGTATTGGATAACTATTCTGATAGTGAACTTGATTACAAGCAGCAATTTGTGCGAGTTTATTGTTTGCCACAATCCTTGCATGTGATAGTTATTATACTCAGATTTAAAGCACCTCTGACCACTCAGCTAATTATGTAACTTAATTGTTGATGAAAACCAACAGAAGTCTTCCGCTCTTTGCTCACCGCAAACAATAAACATCCTGCGTGATTAGAGAACGAACGCCTTCCGGAAAGAAGCTACCGGAAACAAGACCAGACACGACTATTTGCTTATTTTCTATTCCATATTTGGCCTATCAAACAATCGAAGTGTTTTGTGTTTCTTACGGATATAGAAGACATGGAAATTTTCTTAAGCAGAGCGTCACGAGTTGCAAGAGAGAATTCAGAGAATGTCTCACGGCCAAGAGGATGGCCAAGAGGTTTCTGAAGATGAAGGTCTGTGCCGTGACGCGGAGAACCTCCTGTGCTCACTTGGATTCCCACCAAGTCTCCTCCTAGAATTTTCCAAGGGCGGGCGAAACTATCATTGTGCTGTATTCTAAAAGTTTCTAGCTTTATTTATGTCGATAGATGATAATTGTCATTAATGTTGGTGATTAAGGCGGTGTGATCTTATCTGCCGGATAAACTCTAGATCAACGGATGCTTATTTGTATCCATTCAACATTTCAATTAATACAAAACTCCATCCAACATTTCAATTAATACAAAACTCTTTTCTTTCAGAGCTATTCTCTCTAGaagttttctctctctacaatccGAGGGATTCAAGTATAAGAAGGGTGCCttccccctcatttgtatccGTCCAACAAGTGAAGAAGCTTACAATTCCATATTTCTCAGCTAGTATGCAAACTTAGTTTTCCATACGAAAAGTTACTGAAGATgtatcggaaaaaaaaaaaaaaactaattatctTTGCTTAATTTGGACATTGGAGTATCGATATTTATCATAGGGAAGTACAATTAACTgcactaagggtgcgtttgggaacgcttttgggaaaagtccttagcaaaatgcaaagacctttgagtttaatgtattttccaaaatgcaaagtgtgtttggtaaaattgtagtttgaaagcccatttaaagtatctttgagcaaaatggtgtttggagaaattatatttgcaaattgctttggtgataaaaaaattatcaaaagaaaaataaataaaaaattgaccggAAGGGCGAGATGGCGGGAAGGGCAAGTGGCCGCCGGACGTCAACCGAAGACCACGGCGAGGGTCGcggacgtcgggcgaccacCGAAGACCATCACGAGGGtcgccggacgtcgggcgaccacCGAAACCATCGGCGAGGGTCTccggacgtcgggcgacccGCCGCGACCCGCatccggggcggcgaggtccgcGACCTTGCGGCcccagatccgggtcgcggcgggGTCACGCGACCGCGCcgcccggatctaggtcgcggcgaggtcgcgcgacctccgcaACCGCCGTGACCAAgatccggggcggcgaggtcgcggagaACCCGCCGCCCTCGGATGCGGGTCGCGGCAAGGTCGGCGACCCAAACCTCGCCGCGACCGGCGATCGCCGCGACCCAGACAGGCGGCGGCGGTCGCACCACTCCCGGCGACGGTCGCTCAGGGCCATCGCAACCATGCCGAGCCGTCGGCGGCCACTCACCACACGGCCGAGGAGCACGTCGTCGGCCTtcacggagaagaagatgaacggtaCAACAACGAGGGCAAACCGGAAAAATAAGAGTAGCGAGgatatttttggaagaaaataaaaaaagtgaacaGATCACTTAGATGCCGAGAAAatttgaaagcccaaggcaccccttcacctgccttgggctttcagccagGGGAAGGCCAGCTTTGGCCTAATGGAAATTCCAAGATTGTTTCCAAACACCTAGCTTTAGCCCAAGTGTCTTTAGAAGCCCAAAGTCCCTTGCAAAGCTgattccaaacgcaccctaagttgCTTTGGAGTCTTGAAGAAATCAGTAACCACAGCCACCACATGTTCACACATGAATTttagccagagagagagagagaaatcaaataaatgcTTAATAAGAGGAGGTCTCATTTGAGCCATGTAATATGTTTACTTCTAGAGAAATAAGAGGCTAAGAAGCGCTCCGATATGAGCAAATTGGATGAAAATTAGGATGAGGTTTAAGTTGGTCAAAAGACATCGTCAGCaattggaaatgaaatataaggTACCGGATGGGTCATAACATCACTCGACCAAGGTCCCCattatttaaaatgttaaagGCATGCCAAACTTTGTTTAGCAGGTGGCAAAATTAGTTTCAAGATGATTTTCATACTTCAAATAAAAACCAAGTttatatagaaataaaaaagggtCTTTCCTCTCGCACctgttttttgagaaaaaaatcattcatcttaaaaatcctaatttaaaagaaaaaaaaggaaggactattaagacctaaattttggcttaGTGATttatttagtcattttatataatataatttcagCGGCTCGTACTCAATACATACCCAAAATTACCGGTGGATCATTAACTCGCTGACGCGAAGCAATAAAATTAAAGATgaattgttgataattttgaggGGAAAAGTATCAAACACGGCCTTAAAGCAAGGCTACATCTTAAAAGAGTCTTTAGAATGTACCTTGCCTCACGACTTCGTGAAGTCAACGGTAGTCCTCTGTGCCGACGTCACCTACAACCAAGGGCCCTTTTGAAAAAGCAATCCTTCTCGAGAAttctatttgaaaattttcttaatttttaagtgaacatatttataaatgttaaattatatctcaaaTTTAAGCTCGATACAAGACCTAATCTGAACAATAAGAGTTGGATTTGAATTCTTGATCGAATGCTTACTAGTCAAGGATTGAACTTTTATATTGGCTACAGATAAGGGGATTCCTTTAAACTGcataaagaagaaggagaagttaTCGGGCACGGactctttattttattaaagaaaaattccaaataaaaatatgaagtgAGGTCATTTTATTAAACAAGTAATCAAGTCcgtctcaaataaaaatttaaagtgaacgaataatttcaaataagaacctaagCTTGCTGGCATGCCACAATTTTGCTAGCCGGTGATCACTTGATTTTCCCGGTGACCGGCAATCTTGTCCCAAAAAGGtctgcataaaaattaaaaagaaaaatctgacgAAGTCACTCCTCATCTTGTTCAATCTCATGATCGCTCGGCCAAACTCCTCTGATGCACATTCGTCCCTGCCCACTGCTGCCTGGACATAGCTGCTGGCCATGGCGTCCACAAGCTTCAAGGTCGGATCCAGCTTCAAAGCTTTGCAACCATGGCTGCTCGAGCTCGAAGCTTGGCCGGCAAGTGAGCTTTGCTTGCTAGCTACTCCAACGCCTAACTCGTGGAGACCATTTTGCTTCAGGATCCTTTTGGTCCAGATGGTGCTCCACGATTGAgcaaagaagagaatgaagattgAAGACGCTCAGGTATGGAGATCTCGAGAGCAACAATGGAGGAGTTCAGGGAGGCTCGTCCAGGCCAGCTACAGGAGGAATCAAGTGCGGCCGGAGAATCTCCCATCACCGGAGTTTACTGGAACGGATATTAAAGCCACTAGAGCCGCTTGATATAGAATGAAGCTATTGGAGAAGTGAAGGAAGAGGATACAGCCCATGATGTTGGGAAGATGGAGGTTGTAGGAGCaaattatttccaaaaccatgactataaattgatttaatttcctACCCTGTTTGGTCCAAGGTAATATTATGGAAAATTGGACAAGAAGCTATGCACGGTTAAGGGAACTGCAGTAGTGTACAAAGGTGTGCAAAATGGACCACCCGAGCCCCGAATTGTCTGGTCCGGACCCATGATCTGATTCCCAAGAGTGTCGGTCTAGTTCATAATTCTTAGAAGTGGAACCAATGTCCAGACAATTAGATTTCTGGTTCTCCTTTCTGGTTCTAAGGGATAACCGGACTGGACTgactaaatatatttttttatttttttatttcaattaataaaatgtgaacCGGACTGGACTGACTATTTCAATCCGGTCcaaataatgagaaaaaaaaagtaataaggAAAAAGTAGTGTTAAAAAAACAAAGTGACCAGTTCCATTGCACCCAACCGGACCAATGGTGCGGTCTGATTTCCAGTCCTAGGACCAACCAGTCCGGTCCACAGACCCAATTTTTGGGAACCCGTCCTCCtagtttcatcttgaattgaatcGGATCAGGAACCCATCATCGCCGGAAAAGTCGACCAGGCCTTATGGCTCCCACTACTAGCTCAGATGCATTGATGCAGAGCAAGCAGAGCCCTCGTCTTATGGTGCAGATGCAGCCAAAGCATCAGTAAACAGATTCAGAATGCAATGCGACCAGGAGAATCGGAGATATATCGACTTTGTCAATGAACGAATTTGATCACTGTACATAAATAAGGCCATTACAGATGTATAAGATCAGAGGTTTCATTGTCACAAGTATCTATATCTATGTGCTCTGATAATAGTTACAGTATCATCCACCAATAGGCACTTATATACACCAAAGAGTggtggcggcagcggcagcTTAGAGCTCAACGTCCCACACCCATCTCACAAAACTCCGAGCACCTTGGCTGTATAATGTTATTTGTTGCCGATTAGCGCACCTACCCATTCTTGCAAATCAAGGTAGGAGCATGGCCAGTTAGATGTTCGCCTTGAATATGACCAGGAATAAGGAAATTGGAGGTCTCTTCCACTTTGGCTATGAGGAGGGATCATTCCCCTACGGACGCTGACGATGAGCGATTCAAATTAGCAGCCTTTCTGGACGACCGGACACACTTCAGAGTCATCATAAGTTTCTGTCTTTCTCCTTCAACCTCGGCAAATTGAAGGCTTAATTGAGAGTAGCGGTCATGCATTTCTTTTAGCTCGCCTTCCACAGCTGCGTACTTTCCCTTTAGCTCCAGCATGTCCTTGATCAGCTCATTGATGTCCCTAAAGCTCTTGAATATTGCTTCCTCATCACTGTGTTGTTTTAAAAAAGAGCTGCAAAACAGGATTCACGTACCCAGTCAAAAATTGTTACCTCTCTTCAGCagaattttatgatgcaactCCCATTTACCATTCTATAAGTGTAACTGTGTCTCATCTTATTGAGACATAACCGCATGTCTAAGCTGCAATGCAAATGGGGTTGAGTTGAAGATCCACTATGACGATGCACTGAGAGAGTTCAAAATGCATCGCCATGTGAAATAATCATAAGATGATGCCAATTCCCAGGACTATAGGATTGATAGTATAATTAGCATAAGTTAATTAGCATAAGTTAATTAACTTATTCCACTGGGCCCCAGTCAAAAGCATTTGATGTTTGTTACAGATGAGCGATGAGCTTCACAAAAGCTAGAAAAGACATTCCAATTGATGACCCTCACATGCCAGTTAGTCTAATGACAAAAGGTACCTTTGGAATTGGATCATCGATTTTTTCTTTGCCTGCAATGCTTCAGCTAGTTCAATTTCTAAAGCGAGTACTCTTTCTAAAGCGTTCCCGCCGCCAGAGATCTCATTGAATGAAGGAAATTTGCTGCTCAATTCCTCATTTGCCTgagaaaggggaaagaaagagagcgaGTTCGATTAGTGGGAACTGGCTTCTTAGGAAGATGAAGGATGCAAGGGAGTACCTTATCTAATCGCATTAATTCCCTTTGCAATTCTGGAAACTTTGGATCAGCAACACGATCATCTTGAGAAAGAAGCCAGTtctcatttttcatcttttccaaCTGCGAGACGAGGACAAGAATTGGATTCGCAATAACCAGAATCAAAGTGCTCGTTAGCTGACATATCCACAGAGAACATCTTTGCTGGCCAAATAATCAGAGCGTATCACCTACCTCTTTGCTTAAATTGTCCATGCTTGACTTTAAAACTTGTACTTTGAATTGCTCGCGGAGGAGATCAAGATCCTTTCTGTCACTATGCAAAGCAATATCTCGATCGAGAGGTGCAAGGTTTTGTATCCCATTTTCGCCTTTAGAGGCCTGAACATCCTAAAGGAATGCACAGAGTATTAGAGATCAACATACACACCCCTGCGCATGCATGCacgtgcagagagagagagagagagagagagagagagagagagagaggcaccAGGGAATGATAAATGATAAAAGTTCAAGCCCACAAATCAGATAGAAAAACGACATCTAACCTGTTTAGATTGCACGCTTATGAGTCCACTTGCAAGGGCACCTTCATGACCATGATTTGTGCATGCATCAGCTTCATCACGATTTAGTGATTTTGCAGAATGTAGAGTCCCTACAACCAGGTCATCGGGCATGCAATCCATATGTGATTGATCAGCATCCTTCTCCAGAATCCTTCCAGGTGTTTTGGAACTCTCAAGAAGTTCATTCGCTAGTGTGAGTTCAGCAGCGATTTTAGTCTTCTCCTCATTGCATTTGAGCAAAGAAGCTTcaagcttttgcttttcttctttacaGCACTCAAGGCTTATTAATGAGCATTCCATCTCCGCCTTCATACAGTCGAAAGCCATCGATTTCTCACGCTTCTCAGAAACTGCTGCTTGTAACTCAGACTCCAGTTCCAAGATCTTCATACTCagctcttcaattttcttcagaTTAGAAGCTTCGGATTTCTTTCTGCTTTCAACTTCATCAACTGCATCCTGTAATTTCCAGAGCATTTCCTCACTATGCTTCTTTGACATGGAGAGCTGTTGTTTCAGTTCTTGCAGCTTGCTTTCATACTGCTCCTTGATAAATGCAATTCTCAATGAGTCTTGTACAGC
The window above is part of the Eucalyptus grandis isolate ANBG69807.140 chromosome 6, ASM1654582v1, whole genome shotgun sequence genome. Proteins encoded here:
- the LOC104456631 gene encoding membrane-anchored ubiquitin-fold protein 5 isoform X2 → MDGEGLIELKFRLADGSDIGPTKYSPAMTVASLKEKVVAHWPREKENGPKTLNDVKLIHAGKILENNKTLADSRLQVGELPGGVITMHVVVRPPVSDKKNGFFFISYPPSKTIFHFMAEDYCWLFNHQTKKVL
- the LOC104456631 gene encoding membrane-anchored ubiquitin-fold protein 5 isoform X3, whose amino-acid sequence is MDGEGLIELKFRLADGSDIGPTKYSPAMTVASLKEKVVAHWPREKENGPKTLNDVKLIHAGKILENNKTLADSRLQVGELPGGVITMHVVVRPPVSDKKNEKLRDESIGKPGCSCSIL
- the LOC104456631 gene encoding membrane-anchored ubiquitin-fold protein 5 isoform X1, coding for MDGEGLIELKFRLADGSDIGPTKYSPAMTVASLKEKVVAHWPREKENGPKTLNDVKLIHAGKILENNKTLADSRLQVGELPGGVITMHVVVRPPVSDKKNGNKNESFNMSMRKGNDFQFALFQKSCGMNLSGNLGVHAQFCSFRSLPLFAHRKQ